In Arthrobacter sp. CJ23, the genomic window GACCATCGCCGATTCAACGAACGGCTCGGCTTTCAGCCTGATGGTTTCGGCCCGGATGACGCGGAAGTACTGGGGCACGAACACCACGGTGATGGAAAAAGCACACGAGAGGATGCCGCCCCAGAAGCTCGACTGGCCGCGGCTGATGGCAATCGAGATGACAATGGCCAACAGCAGGGTGGGGAAAGCGTAGATAGCATCGGCGATGACCACCAGGATCCGGTCCAGCCAGCCGCCGAAGTAGCCGCTGAGCAGGCCGAGCGCCACGCCCAGGAAGAGGGACATGGCCACGGAAACGATAATCACCGTTACAGCAGTCTGGGATCCCCACAGCACCCGGGAGAGGACGTCGTAACCGCCCACAGTGGTTCCGAAGAGGTGCTTGGCACTGGGCGCCTGCTGTGTGGGGAACGCTCCGGAGGCGTCGCTGAGCTGGGAATAGCCATACGGTGCCAGTATCGGCGCCAGCACGGTGGCCAGCAGGAAGGTTGCGCTCAAGGCAACGCCGGCGATCAGCATGCCGCGCTGCAGGCCCACGCTCTTCCGCAAATGGGAGACGACAGGCAGCCGCAGGAACAAGGACTCCTTGGGCCCGGTGAATGCGGTGGAACTCATGGTCAGTACCTCACTCGGGGGTCGATCAAGGCAGCCACGATGTCCACCACGAAGTTGGTGACGGCGACAATGACGGCCAGCAGCACAACGATGCCCTGGACAGCCACGAAGTCGCGGGCGTTCAGGTACTGGACGAGCTGGTAGCCAAGGCCCTTCCACTCAAACGTCGTTTCGGTCAGCACAGCGCCGCCGAGCATGAGCGCGATCTGCAGGCCCATGACAGTGATGATAGGGATCAGCGCCGGCTTGTAGGCGTGCTTGGTCAGCAAGCGGTACTCACTGACGCCGCGGGAGCGGCCGGCCTCCACATAGTCCTTTCCGAGCGTGCCGATCACGTTGGTGCGGACCAGCCGCAGGAAGACCCCGGCGGTGAGCAGGCCGAGGGCAACGGCGGGCAGAACGGCATGGGACATCACATCGCCGAGGGCGGCGAAGTTGCCGCTGCGCAGGGCGTCGAGCCAATAGATGCCGCTCGGATTGGCAAGGCCCCCCATGGCAAGTTCGGTGCGTGTGGAAACACGCCCGGCCACCGGCAACCAGCCGAGCCAGACGGAGAAGGTCAGCTTCAGCAGCAGCCCGGAGAAGAACACGGGAGTGGCGTAGCAAAGGATCGCGAAGCAGCGCAGGAAGGCGTCCGTGGTCTTGTCGCGGCGCTGTGCGGCGATCAGGCCGAGCGGAATGCCGACCAGTAGAGCCACCAGCAACGCGTTGATGCTCAGTTCGAGGGTCGCCGCGCCGAAGGTTGTCAGCATTTCGACGACCGGCCGGCGGTCGGTGATGGTGGTGCCGAAGTTGCCCGTGATCAGCTGGCCCAGGTATTCGAAGTACTGGACCAGGATCGGGCGGTCGTAGCCGGCGTCGTGGATGCGCTGTGCGAGGACATCCGGGGGAAGCCGGCCGCCCTGGGAAGCGGTGATGGGGTCGCCGATGACCCGCATCAGGAAGAAGACCAGCGTCACCAGGATGAAGATCGTGGGGATGATCAGGAAGAACCTGATGACGATGTACTTCCCCAGCCCTCCGCCCGGTGCTGATTTGCTCTTCGGAGCAGCGGTTCCCGGCTCTACGTCGGGCACCTCAATAAGCGTTGTCATTGTTACCTAGGATTCATGCCCGTGGATTGCGCGGGCCGTTGCTGTGTGCTGATGGGGATGGTGGTCAGCACAGGAGGCGGGGCACCGGATCAGCGCCCCGCCTCCCGTGGATCCGGCTACTTGGAGATGGTTCCGAGACGGAACTTGAAGGATGCATCCAGGGTGTTCTCGACGCCCTTGACGCTGCTGCCCGCAATGGCAACCTGTGCGCCCTGAAGCAGCGGCAGGGTGGAAATGTCCTTCGCGAGCGCGTTCTGTGCGTCCTTGATTCCGGCTTCGCGTGCTGACTTGTCCGCCGTGGTGAGCTGCTTGTTGATCAGCGCGGTCACGGCCGGGTTGTTGTAGTGGTTCTTCAGGAAGCCGCCATCCGGGAAGAACGGCGTCAGGTAGTTGTCGGCGTCACTGAAGTCCGGGAACCAGCCGAACTGGAACAGCGGGTACTCGTCGGCGCGGCTGGCCTTGCTGTAGGTCACCCACTCTGTGGACTGCAGGTTGACTTTGAACAGGCCGGACTTCTCGAGCTGTTCCTTGACCAGGGCGTACTCGTCGCCCGAGGATCCGCCGTAGTGGTCCGGGTTGTACTGGAGGTTCAGGGTGACGGCTCCGGTCACGCCCGCGTCGGCCAGGACCTTCTTGGCCTTGTCCAGGCTCGGCTTGCCGGCGTCACCGTAAGCATCCTTGAACGACTCGTTGGCACCGAGGAAGCCACTGGGGACGTTGGAGAACAGGGGCAGGTAGGTGCCCTTGTAGACCTGGTCCGCGATGGTCTGCCGGTCAACCAGGTTCGCGATGGCCTGCCGAACGGCGAGCGCCTTGGCCGGATCTGCGCCGGCGGTCTTGGTGCCGAACGGCATGGTATCGAAGTTGAAGGTGATGTAGCGGATTTCACCGCCGGGTCCAACGTGGACCTTGACCTTGGAGTCCTTCTTGAGGTCATCCACGTCCGTTGCGCT contains:
- a CDS encoding ABC transporter permease, translating into MSSTAFTGPKESLFLRLPVVSHLRKSVGLQRGMLIAGVALSATFLLATVLAPILAPYGYSQLSDASGAFPTQQAPSAKHLFGTTVGGYDVLSRVLWGSQTAVTVIIVSVAMSLFLGVALGLLSGYFGGWLDRILVVIADAIYAFPTLLLAIVISIAISRGQSSFWGGILSCAFSITVVFVPQYFRVIRAETIRLKAEPFVESAMVLGASSLRIIGRHIFKNATRTLPLMFTLNASEAILTLAGLGFLGFGIEPTSAAEWGFDLNKALSDASSGIWWTGVFPGMAIVLTVLGLTLVGESINDLNDPRIRGRKRAGGAPAAAPSAPSEAGTV
- a CDS encoding ABC transporter permease, encoding MTTLIEVPDVEPGTAAPKSKSAPGGGLGKYIVIRFFLIIPTIFILVTLVFFLMRVIGDPITASQGGRLPPDVLAQRIHDAGYDRPILVQYFEYLGQLITGNFGTTITDRRPVVEMLTTFGAATLELSINALLVALLVGIPLGLIAAQRRDKTTDAFLRCFAILCYATPVFFSGLLLKLTFSVWLGWLPVAGRVSTRTELAMGGLANPSGIYWLDALRSGNFAALGDVMSHAVLPAVALGLLTAGVFLRLVRTNVIGTLGKDYVEAGRSRGVSEYRLLTKHAYKPALIPIITVMGLQIALMLGGAVLTETTFEWKGLGYQLVQYLNARDFVAVQGIVVLLAVIVAVTNFVVDIVAALIDPRVRY
- a CDS encoding ABC transporter substrate-binding protein — its product is MALNKKALHGVIALAGVSALALTACTGPTGGTSTAPAGGPIAYGTTDKVTALDPAGSYDNGSFMVMNQIYSFLLNSKPGGADPVPDLAESSSFTSPTEYTVKLKSGLKWSNGHTLDSKDVKFSFDRQVKINDPAGPASLLTNVESVSTPDANTVVFKLKLANDQTFAQILSSPAAPIVDDEVFPADKLLADDDIIKASAFYGQYTIDSYKKNELVSFKANADYKGVLGKPANDAATIKYYASPTNLKLDIQQGNIDVAFRSLSATDVDDLKKDSKVKVHVGPGGEIRYITFNFDTMPFGTKTAGADPAKALAVRQAIANLVDRQTIADQVYKGTYLPLFSNVPSGFLGANESFKDAYGDAGKPSLDKAKKVLADAGVTGAVTLNLQYNPDHYGGSSGDEYALVKEQLEKSGLFKVNLQSTEWVTYSKASRADEYPLFQFGWFPDFSDADNYLTPFFPDGGFLKNHYNNPAVTALINKQLTTADKSAREAGIKDAQNALAKDISTLPLLQGAQVAIAGSSVKGVENTLDASFKFRLGTISK